A region from the Variovorax paradoxus genome encodes:
- a CDS encoding YoaK family protein, which yields MRRLRFLTHRHRAPSTNRLLGLMLAFNAGAVNAGGFLVLHMYTSHMTGFASQFADGLVLGNTRLLLNALGAILAFLSGAAVCAILVNWGRQHRLRSVYAVPLLLEAALMFPFGLMGAITLTWPTPFAVPLTVLLLSFIMGLQNAVGSKTSGGSVRTTHMTGNITDVGMELGKLLYWNRHATPAHAMVRHNRRRMQMAGGLIGMFVLGGIVGALGFSYVGFVCVVPLAALLLAISIPPLMEDVPRSRALQKLFAAFRRRPRCP from the coding sequence ATGCGCAGACTACGCTTCCTTACCCACCGCCACCGCGCCCCTTCCACCAACCGGCTGCTCGGCCTCATGCTGGCCTTCAACGCCGGCGCCGTGAATGCGGGCGGTTTTCTGGTGCTGCACATGTACACCTCGCACATGACAGGCTTCGCGTCGCAGTTCGCGGACGGGCTGGTGCTGGGCAACACCAGGCTGCTGCTCAATGCGCTGGGGGCCATCCTCGCGTTCCTGTCGGGCGCCGCGGTCTGCGCCATTCTCGTGAACTGGGGCCGCCAGCATCGCCTGCGCAGCGTCTACGCGGTTCCGCTGCTGCTGGAAGCGGCGCTCATGTTCCCGTTCGGGCTGATGGGCGCGATCACGCTGACCTGGCCGACGCCGTTTGCCGTTCCGCTGACCGTGCTGCTGCTCTCGTTCATCATGGGCCTGCAGAACGCCGTTGGCTCCAAGACTTCCGGCGGCAGCGTCCGCACCACCCACATGACGGGCAACATCACCGATGTGGGCATGGAACTGGGCAAGCTGCTCTACTGGAACCGGCATGCCACACCGGCACATGCCATGGTGCGCCACAACCGCCGGCGGATGCAGATGGCGGGTGGGCTGATCGGCATGTTCGTGCTGGGCGGGATTGTCGGCGCGCTGGGCTTCAGCTACGTCGGCTTCGTGTGCGTGGTGCCGCTGGCGGCGCTGCTGCTGGCCATCTCCATCCCGCCACTCATGGAGGATGTGCCGCGCTCCAGGGCATTGCAGAAACTCTTCGCCGCATTCAGACGGCGCCCACGCTGCCCGTGA
- a CDS encoding ClpXP protease specificity-enhancing factor, giving the protein MINALESSSTRPYLIRALYEWCTDNGFTPYVAVQVDDTVQVPREYVKNGEIVLNISFDATSSLKLGNDFIEFKARFAGSAREIVVPVGRVIAIYARENGQGMAFPAPVPAGSGAEDGASPSAAGVPSPQGPARMPLRDASRGTEGDAGKIVHLVTGEDADEMVDLGDDAGSPADPTDEPPRPPSGGGSRPSLKRVK; this is encoded by the coding sequence ATGATCAACGCGCTCGAGTCGTCCTCCACCCGCCCGTACCTCATCCGGGCGCTGTACGAATGGTGCACCGACAACGGGTTCACGCCCTATGTCGCGGTGCAGGTCGACGACACCGTCCAGGTGCCGCGCGAGTACGTGAAGAACGGCGAGATCGTGCTGAACATCAGCTTCGACGCCACCAGCTCGCTCAAGCTCGGCAACGATTTCATCGAGTTCAAGGCCCGCTTCGCCGGCAGTGCGCGCGAAATTGTCGTTCCCGTGGGCCGCGTGATCGCGATCTACGCGCGCGAGAACGGGCAAGGCATGGCTTTCCCTGCGCCGGTGCCGGCCGGCAGCGGTGCCGAGGACGGCGCGTCCCCATCGGCGGCTGGCGTGCCTTCGCCCCAGGGGCCCGCGCGCATGCCGCTGCGCGATGCCTCGCGCGGCACCGAAGGCGATGCCGGCAAGATCGTTCATCTGGTGACGGGTGAAGACGCGGACGAAATGGTCGATCTCGGCGACGACGCCGGTTCGCCCGCCGACCCCACCGATGAGCCGCCGCGCCCACCGTCCGGGGGCGGCAGCCGTCCGTCGCTCAAGCGCGTGAAGTAA
- a CDS encoding glutathione S-transferase N-terminal domain-containing protein produces the protein MMVLYSGTTCPFSHRCRFVLFEKGMDFEIRDVDLYNKPEDISVMNPYGQVPILVERDLILYESNIINEYIDERFPHPQLMPGDPVDRARVRLFLLNFEKELFVHVAALENRTAKGNEKALEKARSHIRDRLTQLAPVFLKNKYMLGDNFSMLDVAIAPLLWRLDYYGIDLSKNAAPLLKYAERIFSRPAYIEALTPSEKVMRK, from the coding sequence ATGATGGTCTTGTATTCAGGAACGACCTGCCCCTTTTCCCACCGCTGCCGCTTCGTGTTGTTCGAGAAGGGCATGGACTTCGAGATCCGCGATGTCGATCTCTACAACAAGCCCGAAGACATCAGCGTGATGAACCCGTACGGCCAAGTGCCGATCCTGGTCGAGCGCGACCTCATCCTGTATGAGTCGAACATCATCAACGAGTACATCGACGAGCGCTTTCCGCATCCGCAGCTGATGCCCGGCGACCCGGTCGACCGCGCGCGCGTGCGCCTGTTCCTGCTCAATTTCGAGAAGGAACTCTTCGTGCACGTGGCCGCGCTCGAGAACCGCACCGCCAAGGGCAACGAGAAGGCGCTCGAAAAGGCCCGCTCGCACATCCGCGACCGCCTGACGCAGCTTGCGCCCGTGTTCCTCAAGAACAAGTACATGCTGGGCGACAATTTCTCGATGCTCGACGTGGCCATTGCGCCGCTGCTCTGGCGCCTGGACTACTACGGCATTGACCTCAGCAAGAACGCGGCTCCGCTTCTGAAGTACGCTGAGCGCATCTTCTCGCGCCCGGCCTATATCGAAGCACTCACGCCGTCCGAAAAGGTCATGCGCAAGTAA
- a CDS encoding cytochrome c1, which produces MKKSISGWLAVVGLALGLTFSAAASAESGGMAWDKAPNKTTDVASLQNGAKLFVNYCLNCHSAAFMRYNRLQDIGVTEQQIKDNLLFATDKVGETMKANIDARQAKEWFGTTPPDLTLVARSRAGHGGTGADYLYTYLRTYYRDDTKATGWNNLVFPSVAMPNPLWELQGERRPVYTKVSQHGHETEVFKGWEQVTPGTLTPLQFDTAVGDLVSYLEWMAEPAQNTRIRIGVWVLLFLLMSLVFVWRLNASYWKDVK; this is translated from the coding sequence ATGAAGAAAAGCATTTCTGGCTGGCTCGCGGTTGTGGGCCTGGCATTGGGCCTGACCTTTTCCGCCGCCGCGTCGGCCGAGTCCGGCGGCATGGCCTGGGACAAGGCGCCGAACAAGACCACCGACGTCGCTTCGCTGCAGAACGGCGCCAAGCTGTTCGTCAACTACTGCCTGAACTGCCACTCCGCGGCTTTCATGCGCTACAACCGGCTGCAGGACATCGGCGTCACCGAGCAGCAGATCAAGGACAATCTCCTGTTCGCAACCGACAAGGTCGGCGAAACCATGAAGGCCAACATCGACGCGCGCCAGGCCAAGGAATGGTTCGGCACGACGCCGCCCGACCTGACCCTGGTTGCCCGCTCGCGCGCCGGCCATGGCGGCACGGGTGCGGACTACCTATACACCTACCTGCGCACCTACTACCGCGACGACACCAAGGCCACCGGCTGGAACAACCTCGTTTTCCCGAGCGTTGCCATGCCCAACCCGCTGTGGGAACTGCAGGGCGAACGGCGCCCTGTCTACACCAAGGTTTCGCAGCATGGCCACGAAACCGAAGTGTTCAAAGGCTGGGAGCAGGTGACCCCCGGCACACTGACGCCGCTGCAGTTCGACACGGCGGTCGGCGACCTGGTGAGCTACCTGGAATGGATGGCCGAGCCGGCACAGAACACGCGCATCCGCATCGGTGTGTGGGTGCTGCTGTTCCTTCTCATGTCGCTGGTCTTCGTGTGGCGACTGAACGCCTCGTACTGGAAAGACGTCAAGTAG
- a CDS encoding cytochrome b: MAEFHEISPNAPAGEKLLNWVDNRFPLTKLWNDQWGKYYAPKNFNFWYIFGSLAMLVLVIQIVTGIFLVMHYKPDANQAFASVEYIMRDVPWGWLIRYIHSTGASAFFIVVYLHMFRGLMYGSYRKPRELIWVFGCAIFLCLMAEAFMGYLLPWGQMSYWGAQVIVNLFAAIPFIGPDLALLIRGDYVVSDATLNRFFSFHVIAVPLVLLGLVVAHLIALHEVGSNNPDGIEIKAKRGPDGHPLDGIPSHPYYTVHDIFGVVVFLTIFSAVIFFAPEAGGYFLEYNNFIPADSLKTPNHIAPVWYFTPFYSMLRATTDDMVNVFALIIAAAAVLNFVKGKSSVALKIALVVVAAVAIFLLKAFDAKFWGVLVMGGSVIILFFLPWLDKSEVKSIRYRPSWHKYVYGVFVFLFLILGYLGIQAPGVWGNLVIGSFVLDIAQTISQIGTLFYFGFFLLMPWWSSKGEFKPVPDRVTFAAH, translated from the coding sequence ATGGCTGAATTCCACGAAATTTCCCCCAACGCGCCCGCGGGCGAGAAGCTGCTCAACTGGGTGGACAACCGCTTCCCGCTGACCAAGCTCTGGAACGACCAGTGGGGCAAGTACTACGCGCCGAAGAACTTCAACTTCTGGTACATCTTCGGCTCGCTCGCGATGCTGGTCCTCGTGATCCAGATCGTGACCGGCATCTTCCTGGTGATGCATTACAAGCCCGACGCGAACCAGGCGTTCGCTTCGGTCGAGTACATCATGCGCGACGTGCCCTGGGGCTGGCTCATCCGCTACATCCACTCGACGGGCGCCTCGGCGTTCTTCATCGTGGTGTACCTGCACATGTTCCGCGGCCTCATGTACGGCAGCTACCGCAAGCCCCGCGAGCTGATCTGGGTCTTCGGCTGCGCGATCTTCCTGTGCCTGATGGCCGAGGCCTTCATGGGCTACCTGCTGCCCTGGGGCCAGATGTCCTACTGGGGCGCCCAGGTGATCGTGAACCTGTTCGCGGCCATTCCCTTCATCGGTCCTGACCTGGCCCTCTTGATCCGCGGCGACTACGTGGTGAGCGACGCCACGCTCAACCGCTTCTTCAGCTTCCACGTGATCGCGGTGCCGCTGGTGCTGCTCGGCCTGGTGGTGGCCCACCTGATCGCGCTGCACGAAGTGGGTTCCAACAACCCCGACGGCATCGAGATCAAGGCCAAGCGCGGTCCCGACGGCCATCCGCTCGACGGCATTCCGTCGCACCCGTACTACACGGTGCATGACATCTTCGGTGTGGTGGTGTTCCTCACGATCTTCTCGGCCGTGATCTTCTTCGCGCCGGAAGCGGGCGGGTACTTCCTGGAGTACAACAACTTCATCCCGGCCGATTCGCTCAAGACGCCGAACCACATTGCGCCCGTCTGGTATTTCACGCCGTTCTATTCGATGCTGCGTGCAACCACCGACGACATGGTCAACGTGTTCGCGCTGATCATCGCCGCCGCTGCCGTCCTGAACTTCGTCAAGGGCAAGTCGAGCGTGGCGCTGAAGATCGCGCTCGTCGTGGTGGCGGCCGTCGCCATCTTCCTGCTCAAGGCCTTCGACGCCAAGTTCTGGGGCGTGCTCGTGATGGGTGGCTCGGTCATCATCCTGTTCTTCCTGCCCTGGCTCGACAAGAGCGAAGTCAAGTCGATCCGCTATCGCCCGAGCTGGCACAAGTATGTCTACGGCGTCTTCGTGTTCCTCTTCCTGATCCTGGGCTACCTGGGCATCCAGGCGCCTGGCGTCTGGGGCAACCTGGTCATCGGTTCGTTCGTGCTGGACATCGCGCAGACCATTTCGCAGATCGGCACGCTCTTCTACTTCGGTTTCTTCCTGCTCATGCCCTGGTGGAGCAGCAAGGGCGAGTTCAAGCCCGTGCCTGACCGCGTGACCTTCGCCGCCCATTGA
- the petA gene encoding ubiquinol-cytochrome c reductase iron-sulfur subunit: protein MSDMTSGSPRIDTSKRTWLIASSCAGVAGGVATAIPFVSTFQPSEKAKAAGAAVEVDIGGLKVGEKITVEWRGKPVWILKRSPEQLAELPKLDGQLADPLSKRHPDDFTPKYAQNEHRSIKPDVLVVVGICTHLGCSPVDRLQAGPQPSLPSDWEGGFLCPCHGSTFDLAGRVFKNKPAPDNLPVPPHMYLSDTKLLIGEDSKKA, encoded by the coding sequence ATGAGTGACATGACCTCCGGCTCCCCCCGGATCGACACAAGCAAGCGGACGTGGTTAATCGCATCCAGCTGTGCCGGCGTAGCGGGAGGCGTGGCCACCGCGATTCCCTTTGTGAGTACGTTCCAGCCTTCAGAGAAGGCCAAGGCCGCCGGCGCTGCCGTCGAAGTGGATATCGGAGGCCTCAAGGTCGGCGAGAAGATCACCGTCGAGTGGCGCGGCAAGCCCGTCTGGATCCTCAAGCGCTCGCCCGAGCAACTGGCCGAGCTTCCCAAGCTCGACGGCCAGCTGGCCGATCCGCTCTCCAAGCGGCACCCCGACGATTTCACCCCCAAGTACGCGCAGAACGAGCACCGTTCGATCAAGCCCGACGTGCTGGTGGTGGTGGGCATCTGCACCCACCTCGGCTGCTCGCCGGTCGACCGCCTGCAGGCCGGGCCGCAGCCTTCGCTGCCCAGCGACTGGGAGGGCGGCTTCCTGTGCCCCTGCCATGGTTCCACGTTCGATCTGGCCGGCCGTGTCTTCAAGAACAAGCCCGCGCCCGACAACCTGCCTGTGCCGCCGCACATGTACCTGTCGGACACCAAGCTCCTGATCGGTGAAGACTCCAAGAAGGCCTGA
- a CDS encoding YjbF family lipoprotein, translating to MLATARQIYSGNTAAPQPTFNPNYRYLRVAVGEQTVFMVLGYIDKRPEGAVEVWYSGNGEVVRLLDGRLVGTTGLSTDWRNVRFSNLPAWTGDANGAPPKAYQRERDMMPGYRFGIRDQIVQTPIAAPQQTALAGIAAASLRWYEERSVSHPASASLPPARFGVSQAGGTPRVVYSEQCISNDLCMSFEQWTPSPPAPVAAASAGT from the coding sequence ATGCTGGCCACGGCTCGGCAAATCTATAGCGGCAACACCGCAGCGCCCCAGCCCACTTTCAATCCGAATTACCGCTATTTGCGGGTAGCTGTCGGCGAACAGACGGTCTTCATGGTGCTCGGCTATATCGACAAGCGCCCCGAAGGTGCTGTCGAGGTCTGGTACAGCGGCAACGGCGAAGTCGTCAGGCTGCTCGACGGACGCCTCGTGGGAACGACCGGCCTCAGCACCGACTGGCGCAATGTGCGCTTTTCCAACCTGCCCGCATGGACCGGCGATGCGAACGGTGCGCCGCCGAAGGCCTACCAGCGCGAGCGCGACATGATGCCGGGCTACCGGTTCGGCATTCGCGACCAGATCGTGCAGACGCCGATTGCCGCGCCGCAGCAGACCGCCCTGGCCGGCATCGCGGCCGCGTCCCTGCGCTGGTACGAGGAGCGCAGCGTTTCGCACCCGGCGAGCGCCTCGCTGCCTCCGGCGCGCTTTGGCGTTTCGCAAGCGGGCGGCACGCCGCGGGTCGTCTATTCCGAGCAATGTATTTCCAATGACCTGTGTATGAGCTTCGAGCAGTGGACGCCTTCCCCCCCAGCACCCGTCGCAGCGGCGAGCGCTGGTACATGA
- a CDS encoding YjbH domain-containing protein — MSSSLLRGFGRHPWPLRAAVACALAASCAAGAQPLGNSPIDNKSPAEDSDIRPGERLSAWLLRQPAETASPGLAWRIPQERLAQQFLKNTLLLRLDAASRRVPREEQGRRKQLSSWLQGLPVTGRVALGIVDPRWLQAHPEEDPVLTAGQQLVAPPPVLKTISVLQPDGQLCQVAHEPGRTAWDYVAACSPEGKHDWAWVAQPDGRTGRVGVAHWNAHPSDEPAPGAWVWAAPRGMDDLEAISEGIIKFLATQGPSPQDGAILQPSAGAAPAAAISAPAAPLAIPAIPALPDVPPAPSTAISVRPEAAPQYRALRTSGNDWGETGLLQTPTARMGQAGDMRTSLTHVSPYTRLNVMFQPLDWLEAGFRYTSISNRIYGVGLSNQGYKDKSIDLKARLWKESAYLPEVALGFRDIGGTGLFSSEYLVASKRHGDLDFSLGIGWGYLGSSGNISNPLGVLSSRFKTRVSETTWGGANFGRLFRGPAALFGGVQWRTPWDPLTLKLEYDGNDYKNEPLNNAQRQRSPFNIGLEYRYSPGVTFSAGFERGNKVMLGVTLQANLATMQMPKTADLPAPNFSPDPPATSPGWAATAADIESRTDWTIQRIAPQGQMLHVWITESATVYRDVRVEKIIAVLHRDAPASIKNFVLHYSERGLPLHAQVVNRNEWVTAHYQAQTPGEVRAASQRDYAPPPVGSGDPATYVPPGSSANTAASSSTTADSSALAPWERRSDKFSIGLTPSLGQILGGPNAFVLYQIGVQAVAEYRFTPSTWVNGALNLRLVDNFDKFTYTAGSNLPRVRTLQREYVTSKRLTMPVLQLTHVGRLTDNQYYSVYGGALETMYAGVGAEWLYRPWRSPIAFGVDFNHVRQRDFEQDFGLRDYRVNTGHATLYWDTGWNGVLAKISAGQYLAGDRGVTIDISRRFDNGVVLGAYATKTNVSARQFGEGSFDKGIYLSIPFDALLPRSNKFTANFAWAPLVRDGGARLGRIHPLYEMTSARDPSAYKFAPPDSGTPGTGDNILNFGRR, encoded by the coding sequence ATGAGCAGTTCGCTCCTCCGTGGCTTCGGCAGACACCCCTGGCCTCTTCGCGCGGCGGTGGCCTGCGCACTGGCGGCGAGTTGCGCCGCCGGCGCACAGCCTCTGGGCAACAGCCCCATCGACAACAAATCACCCGCCGAAGACTCGGACATCCGCCCCGGCGAACGGCTGAGCGCCTGGCTGCTGCGCCAGCCGGCCGAAACGGCATCTCCGGGACTGGCCTGGCGCATCCCGCAAGAGCGCCTGGCGCAGCAGTTCCTGAAGAACACCCTGCTGCTGCGGCTCGATGCCGCCAGCCGGCGCGTGCCCCGCGAAGAGCAGGGCCGGCGCAAGCAGCTGAGCTCCTGGCTGCAGGGCCTGCCGGTGACCGGCCGCGTCGCGCTCGGCATCGTCGATCCGCGCTGGCTCCAGGCGCATCCGGAAGAGGACCCGGTGCTGACGGCCGGCCAGCAACTCGTTGCGCCGCCGCCCGTGCTGAAGACTATCTCGGTCCTGCAGCCCGATGGGCAGCTTTGCCAGGTGGCCCACGAACCCGGCCGCACGGCGTGGGACTACGTCGCCGCCTGCAGCCCCGAGGGCAAGCACGACTGGGCCTGGGTCGCCCAGCCGGACGGACGCACCGGCCGCGTGGGCGTGGCGCACTGGAATGCGCACCCTTCGGATGAGCCGGCACCGGGCGCATGGGTCTGGGCCGCGCCGCGCGGCATGGACGACCTGGAGGCGATCTCCGAGGGCATCATCAAGTTTCTGGCCACGCAGGGGCCGTCGCCGCAAGACGGCGCGATCCTGCAGCCTTCGGCTGGTGCTGCACCGGCTGCGGCCATCTCGGCACCCGCTGCACCGCTCGCCATACCCGCCATACCCGCCCTGCCCGATGTACCGCCGGCGCCCTCGACCGCCATTTCCGTGCGCCCCGAGGCGGCACCGCAGTACCGCGCGCTGCGGACCAGCGGCAACGACTGGGGCGAAACCGGCCTGCTGCAGACTCCCACGGCCCGCATGGGCCAGGCGGGCGACATGCGGACCTCGCTCACGCATGTCTCGCCCTACACGCGGCTGAACGTCATGTTCCAGCCGCTGGACTGGCTGGAAGCGGGCTTTCGCTATACCTCCATCAGCAACCGGATCTACGGCGTGGGCCTGAGCAACCAGGGCTACAAGGACAAGAGCATCGACCTGAAGGCGCGGCTGTGGAAAGAGTCGGCCTACCTGCCGGAAGTGGCGCTGGGCTTTCGCGACATCGGCGGCACCGGTCTCTTTTCGTCCGAGTACCTGGTGGCAAGCAAGCGCCACGGCGACCTGGATTTCAGCCTCGGCATCGGCTGGGGCTACCTGGGAAGCAGCGGAAACATCAGCAATCCCCTCGGTGTGCTGAGCAGCCGCTTCAAGACCCGCGTCAGCGAGACGACATGGGGCGGTGCCAACTTCGGCCGGCTCTTTCGCGGACCTGCCGCCCTCTTTGGCGGCGTGCAATGGCGCACGCCCTGGGACCCGCTGACGCTCAAGCTCGAATACGACGGCAACGACTACAAGAACGAGCCGCTCAACAACGCCCAGCGGCAGCGCTCCCCATTCAACATCGGCCTGGAGTACCGCTACTCCCCCGGCGTGACTTTCTCGGCCGGCTTCGAACGCGGCAACAAGGTGATGCTGGGCGTCACGCTGCAGGCCAACCTGGCCACGATGCAGATGCCCAAGACGGCAGACCTGCCGGCGCCGAACTTTTCGCCGGACCCACCCGCCACCTCGCCGGGCTGGGCGGCCACCGCAGCCGACATCGAAAGCCGCACCGACTGGACCATCCAGCGCATTGCGCCGCAAGGCCAGATGCTGCATGTGTGGATCACCGAAAGCGCCACGGTCTATCGGGATGTCCGCGTCGAGAAGATCATTGCCGTGCTGCATCGCGATGCGCCGGCTTCGATCAAGAACTTCGTGCTCCACTATTCGGAGCGGGGCCTGCCGCTGCACGCGCAAGTGGTCAACCGCAACGAATGGGTGACGGCGCACTACCAGGCGCAGACGCCGGGCGAGGTCCGTGCGGCCAGCCAGCGCGACTATGCGCCCCCGCCCGTGGGCTCGGGCGACCCGGCCACCTATGTTCCGCCGGGCAGCAGCGCCAACACTGCAGCCTCCTCCTCCACCACGGCCGACAGCAGCGCACTCGCCCCGTGGGAGCGCCGCTCCGACAAGTTCAGCATCGGCCTCACGCCCAGCCTCGGCCAGATCCTCGGCGGCCCCAACGCATTCGTGCTCTACCAGATCGGCGTGCAGGCGGTGGCGGAATACCGCTTCACGCCCAGCACCTGGGTCAACGGCGCACTGAACCTGCGCCTGGTCGACAACTTCGACAAGTTCACCTACACGGCGGGCAGCAACCTGCCCCGCGTGCGAACCCTCCAGCGCGAGTACGTCACCTCGAAGCGCCTGACCATGCCGGTGCTTCAGCTGACGCACGTCGGCAGGCTGACCGACAACCAGTACTACAGCGTGTACGGCGGTGCACTGGAAACCATGTATGCGGGCGTCGGCGCGGAATGGCTCTATCGGCCATGGCGCAGCCCGATCGCCTTCGGCGTGGACTTCAACCACGTGCGGCAGCGCGACTTCGAACAGGACTTCGGCCTGCGCGACTACAGGGTGAACACCGGCCATGCCACGCTCTACTGGGACACCGGCTGGAACGGCGTCCTGGCCAAGATCAGCGCGGGCCAGTACCTGGCGGGCGACCGCGGCGTCACCATCGACATCAGCCGCCGCTTCGACAACGGCGTGGTGCTCGGCGCCTACGCCACCAAGACCAATGTGTCGGCCAGGCAGTTCGGCGAAGGCAGCTTCGACAAGGGCATCTACCTTTCCATTCCCTTCGACGCGCTGCTGCCGCGCTCGAACAAGTTCACCGCCAACTTCGCCTGGGCGCCGCTGGTGCGCGATGGCGGTGCGCGGCTCGGACGGATCCACCCGCTCTACGAGATGACCTCGGCCCGCGACCCGAGCGCCTACAAGTTCGCGCCGCCGGACAGCGGCACGCCGGGCACGGGCGACAACATCCTGAACTTCGGACGGCGATAA
- a CDS encoding lipopolysaccharide biosynthesis protein: protein MASLSGIRKRLGGPIYAVADQCIYSASQLLLSFALARALSPSDFGIASAFLAIVSFQYILHTAVVHEPLLIKRYYADRSAAWWSWALVLAVSIAGFLAWQFTSFPGPLSWAGMALIAGYEIFWISRSILLVGRRYLVLCASGVLISIGYVAVLIGLKPASWTQALLWIAVIQLPFAILVALSLRHVMAPLPAPANAQALTIGEAASYGWKASLSQFMSWIMTGGAILLLGSSADSMQGGLLKIYITFLLPMQYVLLALGYYILPRLAASWTSDRRKDAFRLFVKFVVFGFVVAEIGGILLGLLGPYLVVLAFGKNYGGMDFSPFFYAPAIFGLTMCLRTGFRAAGRPGALLWCSIFGALVFAASMLAARPPISYIQTINAMTLGFACMAAVMMGWLFFIMRGAAAPPAR from the coding sequence ATGGCGTCCCTGTCCGGAATTCGAAAACGCCTCGGAGGTCCGATCTATGCCGTTGCAGACCAGTGCATCTATAGCGCGAGCCAGCTGCTGCTGAGCTTTGCGCTGGCACGGGCGCTCTCGCCTTCCGACTTCGGCATTGCCTCGGCGTTCCTGGCGATCGTCAGCTTCCAGTACATCCTGCATACCGCGGTGGTGCACGAGCCGCTGTTGATCAAGCGGTATTACGCGGATCGCTCCGCTGCCTGGTGGAGCTGGGCGCTCGTGCTTGCGGTTTCGATTGCCGGCTTTCTGGCCTGGCAGTTCACGAGTTTCCCCGGGCCGCTGAGCTGGGCCGGCATGGCCCTGATCGCGGGCTACGAAATATTCTGGATTTCTCGCAGCATCCTGCTGGTGGGGCGCCGCTACCTGGTGCTCTGCGCTTCCGGCGTGCTGATCAGCATCGGATACGTGGCGGTGCTGATCGGCCTGAAGCCTGCTTCATGGACGCAGGCCCTGCTGTGGATTGCCGTCATCCAGCTGCCCTTTGCCATTCTGGTGGCGCTGAGCCTGCGCCATGTGATGGCGCCGCTGCCGGCACCCGCCAATGCCCAGGCGCTGACCATCGGGGAGGCCGCCAGCTACGGCTGGAAGGCCAGCCTTTCGCAGTTCATGAGCTGGATCATGACGGGAGGCGCCATCTTGCTGCTGGGCTCCTCCGCGGATTCGATGCAGGGCGGGCTGCTGAAGATCTACATCACCTTCCTGCTGCCCATGCAGTATGTGCTGCTTGCGCTGGGCTACTACATCCTGCCAAGGCTGGCGGCCAGCTGGACATCCGATCGGCGCAAGGACGCTTTTCGCCTCTTCGTCAAGTTCGTCGTCTTCGGTTTCGTGGTGGCCGAGATCGGCGGAATCCTGCTGGGCCTGCTGGGACCGTATCTGGTGGTGCTGGCCTTCGGCAAGAACTACGGCGGAATGGATTTTTCGCCGTTCTTCTACGCGCCCGCGATCTTCGGCCTGACGATGTGCCTGCGGACGGGTTTCAGGGCTGCCGGGCGGCCCGGTGCGCTCCTGTGGTGCTCGATCTTCGGTGCGCTGGTGTTCGCTGCTTCCATGCTCGCGGCCAGGCCGCCGATTTCCTACATCCAGACCATCAATGCCATGACGCTGGGCTTTGCCTGCATGGCGGCCGTGATGATGGGCTGGCTGTTCTTCATCATGCGCGGCGCCGCTGCGCCGCCGGCGCGCTGA